In Candidatus Aminicenantes bacterium, one genomic interval encodes:
- a CDS encoding DUF4434 domain-containing protein, with amino-acid sequence MTSAVRSRILCAVIVLAAFLMPACRADRPRPGEAKKIKIEASVGGRRAAPGDRVEVRIKIGLASADRDLKVELLTPGRGTRMLDARRDPSRAGEWTSVVDLPADAPEGFYVVTASVAAGPGRTAGKAAWLVGRAVGDFFITSAVDGADPGGDVERYMHGFKAIGGNLVVVHDNINGKAWYPSAYCAKAAAAGSPEDRVGKTLELADRLGMPVLLSVVWDMTRLLPGAERWASQREVMREMWSLYGSHPSLFGFYDYQEGSGTYFAAHVREFSDAVKALDRGLYSACAPYLDDPLLAGYLAAIDSLDISIYQGAFEASYRPDNRKNFPVRRTRDFAALSAGAMRAAGKIALSHVELFGYLERRYGGDYLATPADAFDQIASASTSAGPDGITLFTWHTNVYRMGRTNPAALETGAAVEKGLRFYRAAAGKAAVWPGDVTLYIPYSDWWTDRWSASIVPALDALRTVGLAADIEPFIPPRGEEILPFYPYGRNEAQMNGWLARKTVLILADISGMQDTDSALLKAFVEKGGTAILFGPAIPYGDLFDREALVGGKEGASAPRSHLIIREPALAAVAAGGHAPAGRGFALAGLQASAWTPTTAHAAVVFDDGGAAVLVNTFGLGAVVTCSLSLKDAAAKAPALLLDIIDFALARSGKMRPFDWDGVAEVMDIAQSGNRDAAALAATNPGPGLVDLDLHPRFLKPDRSYELTDLLTGMSRTMTGKELASIRRKLRPYEALALSIQARR; translated from the coding sequence ATGACGTCAGCTGTCCGATCCCGCATCCTTTGCGCTGTCATCGTTCTCGCCGCCTTCCTCATGCCTGCCTGCCGGGCCGATCGGCCCCGCCCCGGCGAGGCGAAAAAGATCAAGATCGAGGCCTCCGTGGGGGGCCGCCGGGCGGCGCCTGGGGATCGCGTCGAGGTCCGGATCAAAATCGGGCTCGCGTCCGCGGATCGCGATTTGAAGGTCGAGCTTCTGACGCCCGGGCGGGGGACCCGGATGCTGGATGCCCGACGGGATCCTTCCCGGGCCGGTGAATGGACCTCCGTCGTCGATCTCCCGGCGGACGCGCCCGAAGGCTTCTATGTCGTTACGGCGTCCGTCGCCGCCGGGCCCGGTCGGACGGCGGGCAAGGCGGCTTGGCTCGTGGGCCGCGCCGTGGGCGACTTTTTCATCACCAGCGCCGTCGACGGAGCCGATCCGGGCGGGGACGTCGAGCGCTATATGCACGGCTTCAAAGCTATCGGCGGCAATCTGGTTGTCGTTCACGACAATATCAACGGTAAGGCCTGGTATCCGTCCGCCTATTGCGCCAAGGCCGCGGCGGCCGGTTCGCCCGAAGACCGCGTCGGCAAGACCCTGGAGCTGGCCGATCGGCTCGGGATGCCCGTTCTGCTCTCGGTCGTCTGGGATATGACCCGCTTGCTGCCGGGGGCCGAGCGGTGGGCCAGCCAGCGCGAAGTCATGCGGGAGATGTGGTCGCTTTACGGGAGCCACCCCTCTCTCTTCGGGTTCTACGACTATCAGGAGGGGAGCGGCACTTATTTCGCCGCCCACGTCCGCGAGTTTTCCGATGCCGTCAAGGCCCTCGATCGGGGGCTGTATTCCGCCTGCGCGCCTTATCTGGACGATCCGCTCCTGGCCGGGTACTTGGCGGCGATCGACAGCCTGGACATTTCGATCTACCAGGGTGCTTTCGAGGCCTCCTATCGGCCGGATAACCGCAAGAATTTCCCGGTCCGGCGGACGCGCGATTTCGCGGCCCTTTCAGCCGGGGCCATGCGCGCCGCCGGCAAGATCGCACTCTCGCACGTAGAGCTCTTTGGCTATCTCGAGCGCCGTTACGGCGGCGATTATTTGGCCACTCCGGCGGACGCCTTCGATCAGATCGCCAGCGCCTCGACTTCGGCCGGCCCGGACGGGATCACGCTCTTCACCTGGCATACCAATGTTTACCGCATGGGCCGGACCAACCCGGCCGCGCTTGAGACGGGAGCCGCGGTCGAGAAAGGGCTGCGGTTTTATCGGGCCGCGGCGGGGAAGGCGGCCGTATGGCCGGGGGACGTGACGCTCTACATTCCCTACAGCGACTGGTGGACCGATCGCTGGTCGGCTTCGATCGTCCCCGCCCTGGACGCCCTGCGGACGGTCGGCCTCGCGGCCGACATCGAGCCGTTTATCCCGCCCCGCGGCGAGGAGATCCTGCCTTTTTATCCCTACGGCCGGAACGAGGCGCAGATGAACGGCTGGCTGGCGCGAAAGACCGTGCTCATCCTGGCCGACATTTCCGGTATGCAGGACACCGACAGCGCCCTGCTCAAGGCCTTCGTCGAGAAGGGCGGGACCGCGATCCTGTTCGGGCCGGCGATCCCCTACGGCGATCTGTTCGACCGCGAGGCGCTGGTCGGAGGAAAAGAGGGGGCGTCGGCCCCACGGTCACACCTGATCATCCGCGAACCGGCCTTGGCGGCAGTCGCCGCGGGCGGACATGCGCCCGCGGGCCGCGGGTTCGCGCTGGCGGGGCTTCAGGCATCCGCCTGGACTCCGACAACCGCGCATGCCGCCGTCGTCTTCGATGACGGCGGGGCTGCGGTTCTGGTCAACACTTTCGGGCTGGGGGCGGTCGTGACCTGTTCGTTGAGCCTGAAGGATGCCGCCGCGAAAGCGCCTGCCCTCCTGCTCGATATCATCGATTTCGCCCTGGCCCGTTCTGGGAAAATGAGGCCTTTTGATTGGGATGGCGTCGCGGAAGTCATGGATATCGCTCAATCCGGGAACCGGGACGCTGCCGCGCTGGCGGCGACCAACCCGGGGCCTGGCCTCGTCGATCTGGATTTGCACCCGCGCTTTCTGAAGCCCGACCGTTCCTATGAGCTGACCGACCTGCTGACCGGAATGAGCCGGACGATGACGGGGAAGGAGCTGGCTTCGATCCGCCGGAAGCTACGGCCGTATGAAGCCCTGGCTTTATCGATCCAGGCCCGTCGATAA
- a CDS encoding sodium:solute symporter, giving the protein MGIADWIVLAALCLLSLGVGLFFTRRAGRDGASGYFTGNRSLPWWAIGLSNTATYQSGNGGFIMLILVFGLAGNWMWWASWVVWMPLVAVVWAGMWRRMGVVTTAELITLRYGGRPAVIARRLYAFLLFAYAIIIIAYITGFFAKTVAPLLPLSEIQILLLFGGVTALYTVFGGLAGVVFTDVVQFGILLAGSLAFFFLTVPQHGGWAAVIDRVRMIRPAGLQQIPPTPLIPALTLAMLVVQGLFYAGSPTAGEGMTAQRFMGAKNEKHAIGGQLFNSFLALSLRTIPLIGLGVVALSLFWTKDLVGQVGPVPAGAKLLADPAHAWGELIRATRLPAGFIGVLVASEAAAFMSTLSSLINWGSSLVINDFYRPQRPADPPRRQVLVSRMTTLVLFVVAAVVAVLFVEGMVSWFLFINSVMVVFILPLSWFRFFWWRFNVWGEIAAIVLGLPLSVLLWFGLGFQHKPFWQGTGLLFLVSLVVLIGVTLLTPAEKTETLVAFYERCRPPGRWKGIREKAREGTIAPKTGRLVADGLIGIGACLGLVVATNAVFAGSWGLLAAGAAGAGLFGAALIRRVL; this is encoded by the coding sequence GTGGGAATTGCCGATTGGATCGTTCTGGCCGCCCTGTGCCTGCTCTCTCTGGGCGTGGGCCTGTTTTTCACCCGCCGGGCCGGCCGCGACGGAGCCTCCGGCTATTTCACCGGCAACCGCAGCCTCCCCTGGTGGGCCATCGGGCTGTCCAACACCGCCACTTATCAATCCGGCAACGGCGGCTTCATCATGCTCATCCTGGTCTTTGGGCTGGCGGGCAATTGGATGTGGTGGGCCTCCTGGGTCGTCTGGATGCCTCTCGTGGCCGTCGTCTGGGCCGGGATGTGGCGGCGGATGGGTGTCGTCACGACGGCCGAGCTCATCACCCTCCGCTACGGCGGGCGGCCGGCCGTCATCGCCCGTCGGCTTTACGCCTTCCTGCTGTTCGCCTACGCGATCATCATCATCGCCTACATCACGGGGTTCTTCGCCAAGACGGTGGCCCCGCTTCTGCCGCTTTCCGAGATTCAGATCCTACTTCTCTTCGGCGGGGTAACGGCCTTGTACACCGTCTTCGGCGGCCTGGCCGGCGTCGTGTTCACCGACGTCGTCCAGTTCGGCATCCTACTCGCAGGGAGCCTGGCCTTCTTCTTCCTGACCGTGCCGCAGCATGGCGGCTGGGCGGCCGTCATCGACCGGGTCCGGATGATCCGGCCCGCCGGCCTGCAACAGATTCCTCCGACGCCGCTCATCCCGGCCCTGACCCTGGCCATGCTGGTGGTGCAGGGGCTTTTCTACGCCGGCTCGCCCACCGCCGGCGAGGGCATGACCGCCCAGCGGTTCATGGGCGCCAAGAACGAGAAGCACGCCATCGGCGGCCAGCTCTTCAACTCCTTTCTGGCCTTATCGCTGCGGACCATCCCCCTCATCGGGCTGGGAGTCGTCGCACTATCGCTCTTCTGGACCAAGGACTTGGTCGGCCAGGTCGGCCCCGTCCCGGCGGGCGCGAAGCTGTTGGCCGATCCGGCCCATGCCTGGGGCGAGCTCATCCGAGCCACTCGCCTGCCGGCCGGATTCATCGGCGTCCTGGTGGCTTCGGAAGCCGCCGCCTTCATGTCGACGCTGAGCTCGCTCATCAACTGGGGCTCGAGCCTGGTCATCAACGATTTCTACCGGCCGCAGCGCCCTGCCGATCCACCGCGCCGGCAGGTATTGGTCAGCCGAATGACGACCCTGGTCCTTTTCGTCGTGGCCGCAGTCGTGGCCGTCCTGTTCGTCGAGGGCATGGTCAGCTGGTTCCTGTTCATCAATTCGGTCATGGTCGTCTTCATCCTGCCGCTGTCGTGGTTTCGCTTCTTCTGGTGGCGGTTCAACGTCTGGGGCGAGATCGCGGCCATCGTCTTGGGCTTGCCCTTATCCGTCCTGCTCTGGTTCGGCCTGGGCTTCCAGCACAAGCCCTTCTGGCAGGGGACGGGCCTGCTGTTTCTGGTCAGCCTCGTCGTGCTGATCGGAGTGACCCTGCTCACGCCCGCCGAGAAGACGGAGACGCTGGTCGCCTTCTACGAGCGCTGCCGCCCGCCGGGGCGTTGGAAAGGCATCCGCGAAAAAGCCCGGGAGGGCACGATCGCGCCGAAAACGGGCCGGCTCGTCGCCGACGGCTTGATCGGGATCGGCGCCTGCCTCGGCCTGGTCGTGGCGACCAATGCCGTGTTCGCGGGATCCTGGGGCTTGCTCGCCGCAGGCGCGGCGGGCGCGGGCCTGTTCGGCGCGGCCTTGATCCGGCGGGTTCTTTAA
- the ffh gene encoding signal recognition particle protein, translating to MFDQLSERLQKVMKYLKGEVQVTEKNMAEALRMLRMAFLEADVNYKVVKDFEARIREKALHREVLESLTPAQQVIKIVRDEMTAVLGGTDKPLQFANTPPSIFMMVGLQGSGKTTTTGKLARWALGKGRHPLLVSFDLKRPAAQDQLKIIAASLRLPCYEMTTEKMARPQEALRDLLRETKDRGHDLLLVDTAGRLHIDDELMDELKLVKTSLAPIETIYVGDAMTGQDAVKSAQAFAERIGITSVILTKLDGDARGGAALSVVMVTGKPIKFVGVGEKPDQLEVFHPDRMASRILGMGDMLGLIEKAEEASDLKEAEEMARKLRKAEFTLDDFRKQLGQIKKMGSLSGLLSHLPGSGAFKKLASADIDDRKLLHFEAIIGSMTEQERNNPKIIDGSRRRRIGRGSGRPVHEVNQLLKQFQEMQRMMKGGALKKMIGRMG from the coding sequence ATGTTCGATCAACTATCCGAACGCCTCCAGAAGGTGATGAAATATCTCAAGGGCGAGGTCCAGGTCACCGAGAAGAACATGGCCGAGGCTCTCCGGATGCTCCGGATGGCCTTCCTCGAGGCCGACGTCAACTATAAAGTCGTCAAGGACTTCGAAGCCCGCATTCGGGAGAAGGCCCTGCACCGGGAGGTGCTGGAGAGCTTGACCCCGGCCCAGCAGGTCATCAAGATCGTCCGCGACGAGATGACGGCCGTGCTGGGCGGAACCGACAAGCCCCTCCAATTCGCCAACACCCCGCCCTCGATCTTCATGATGGTCGGCCTGCAAGGCTCGGGCAAGACGACCACGACCGGCAAGCTGGCCCGTTGGGCCCTGGGCAAAGGCCGCCACCCCTTGCTTGTCTCCTTCGACCTCAAGCGGCCGGCCGCCCAGGATCAGCTCAAGATCATCGCCGCGTCCCTCCGCCTGCCTTGCTACGAGATGACGACGGAAAAAATGGCCCGGCCGCAGGAGGCCCTCCGCGATCTCCTCCGGGAGACGAAAGACCGCGGCCACGATCTTTTGTTGGTCGACACCGCAGGCCGTCTGCACATCGACGACGAGCTGATGGACGAGCTCAAGCTGGTCAAGACCAGCCTGGCCCCCATCGAGACGATCTACGTCGGGGACGCCATGACCGGCCAAGATGCCGTCAAGAGCGCCCAGGCCTTCGCCGAGCGGATCGGCATCACCTCGGTCATCCTGACCAAGCTGGACGGCGACGCCCGCGGCGGCGCGGCCCTGTCGGTCGTCATGGTTACCGGCAAGCCGATCAAGTTTGTCGGCGTCGGCGAGAAGCCCGACCAGCTCGAGGTCTTCCACCCCGACCGGATGGCTTCGCGCATCCTGGGCATGGGCGATATGCTGGGGCTGATCGAGAAGGCGGAGGAGGCCTCTGATCTCAAAGAGGCCGAGGAGATGGCCCGCAAGCTTCGCAAGGCCGAGTTCACCCTGGACGATTTCCGCAAACAGCTCGGCCAGATCAAGAAGATGGGCTCGCTTTCCGGCCTCTTGAGCCACCTACCCGGCTCGGGAGCCTTCAAGAAGCTGGCCTCGGCCGACATCGACGACCGCAAGCTGCTTCACTTTGAGGCCATCATCGGCTCCATGACCGAGCAGGAGAGGAACAATCCGAAGATCATCGACGGCAGCCGGCGCCGGCGGATCGGCCGCGGCAGCGGCCGTCCGGTGCACGAGGTCAACCAGCTCCTCAAGCAGTTCCAGGAGATGCAGCGGATGATGAAGGGCGGGGCCTTGAAGAAGATGATCGGCCGCATGGGCTGA
- a CDS encoding class I SAM-dependent methyltransferase has translation MTQRRFAFHPALAALLLAALALAAAPARSPQDLDAKVRAFLDQRDGRWHDLNIPSADGKILFDLIVEKGYKRALEVGTSTGHSGTWIAWALSKTNGRLITIEIDADRHGEAVQNFKAAGLADRIEARLGDAHGIVPKLVGPFDFVFLDADKEWNLQYAKDLLPKLAKGGCIAVHNIFGRGRGWTREYWDFMAARTDLETRVESGSSGGLVLSFKK, from the coding sequence ATGACCCAACGACGATTCGCCTTCCATCCGGCCTTGGCCGCGCTGCTTCTCGCCGCCTTGGCCCTGGCCGCGGCCCCGGCTCGTTCGCCGCAAGATCTGGACGCCAAAGTTCGCGCTTTCCTGGACCAGCGGGACGGCCGCTGGCACGATCTGAACATCCCTTCCGCCGACGGCAAGATCCTGTTCGACCTGATCGTCGAGAAAGGCTATAAGCGGGCTCTCGAGGTTGGGACCTCCACCGGCCACTCGGGAACTTGGATCGCCTGGGCCCTGAGCAAGACCAATGGCCGCCTGATCACCATCGAGATCGACGCCGACCGCCACGGCGAGGCTGTCCAGAACTTCAAGGCCGCCGGTCTGGCCGACCGGATCGAGGCCCGCCTCGGCGACGCCCACGGGATCGTGCCCAAGCTCGTCGGGCCGTTCGACTTCGTCTTTCTGGACGCGGACAAAGAGTGGAACCTCCAGTACGCCAAGGACCTCCTGCCTAAGCTGGCCAAGGGCGGCTGCATTGCCGTCCACAACATCTTCGGCCGAGGCCGTGGCTGGACTCGCGAATACTGGGACTTCATGGCCGCCCGGACCGACCTGGAGACGCGGGTTGAGTCCGGTTCCTCAGGCGGCCTCGTCCTGAGCTTCAAGAAGTAG
- a CDS encoding glutamine amidotransferase has translation MAKVYYVGDWAVMTGPVFAETPFFHSPKGLDIFNYGVWLKDALESTGEHQVASIPSWDFYNRLGPGDYEKILDEYDVFIFSDVDAKLFQLAPNFFDRSKFGRKPLVFPDRLRLTLEAVKAGKGLMLLGGWYSFNGELGKGGWGRTLLKNLLPVRCLDYEDLVESTEGYAPLATPAGRTFFRGINLGSMPPLLGYNKTVPIKDGRVLLKVKETGDPLVAVREFGQGRVLAYTSDPAPHWGCNFVYWDGYPAFWLTCLDYVIKAGPKRWV, from the coding sequence ATGGCCAAGGTCTATTATGTCGGCGATTGGGCAGTGATGACGGGACCGGTCTTCGCCGAGACGCCGTTCTTCCATTCCCCGAAGGGCCTGGACATCTTTAATTACGGCGTCTGGCTGAAGGATGCCCTGGAGTCGACGGGCGAGCACCAGGTCGCTTCCATCCCGAGCTGGGACTTCTATAATCGATTGGGGCCCGGCGACTACGAGAAGATCCTGGACGAATATGACGTCTTCATCTTCAGCGACGTGGACGCCAAGCTCTTCCAACTGGCCCCCAATTTCTTCGATCGCTCCAAGTTCGGCCGCAAGCCGCTCGTTTTCCCCGACCGCCTGCGGTTGACTCTGGAAGCGGTCAAAGCCGGCAAGGGGCTGATGCTTCTGGGCGGCTGGTATTCCTTCAACGGGGAGCTGGGCAAGGGCGGCTGGGGGCGCACGCTCCTCAAGAATCTCCTGCCGGTCCGCTGCCTGGACTACGAGGACCTAGTCGAATCGACGGAGGGCTATGCGCCGTTGGCGACGCCGGCCGGACGGACGTTCTTCCGGGGAATCAACCTGGGCTCGATGCCGCCGCTCCTGGGGTATAACAAGACCGTTCCGATCAAAGACGGCCGCGTCCTGCTCAAAGTCAAGGAGACGGGCGACCCGTTGGTAGCCGTCCGGGAATTCGGCCAGGGCCGCGTCCTGGCCTACACGTCGGACCCCGCCCCCCACTGGGGCTGCAACTTCGTCTATTGGGACGGCTATCCGGCTTTCTGGCTGACCTGCCTCGACTACGTGATCAAGGCCGGTCCCAAGCGCTGGGTGTGA
- a CDS encoding beta-N-acetylglucosaminidase domain-containing protein, with translation MRKITITAVLVILVVGALVVVAGVNAAIPAPLAAAAKIQAAPVAVPYRVTIPENPLPFPTPLPAGQAEPRFKIRGTKGWAWSFDQYLAEIPTLRQGRMNFLMSCYTSVFSDREKLVNRWREPFSEETKRGLAAVAQACRDNGITFCFSFHPALFTDSPLRLDSAEDFEILWSRFAWVQGLGVRWFSLSYDDIDVKGKTPAELGAGHAGLADKLGQRLRVKDPGAQLIFCPTYYWGRGDAGDAKAYLEALGRSLDPDIFLFWTGDAVVTPRITRAAAESFKKAVRHKLILWDNYPVNDRTGALHLGPLVGRDPDLDEVVDGYMANPLSPQNEINRIPLLTCADYAYNPRAYDPARSIGQAVALQDPSPARRQTLADLVGIYPGNLLSGSSSTAYNCAVETMAARLKGPGGSDAGASFLASVKDVAHRLEVEFPGRYAETKKTIAAHIGLMRKMTVPPAGKTVSLSKAALLDKIRGGWAGQTIGCTYGGPTEFRYQGTFIPDGQPIPWDDGAMARAFRDSPGLYDDVYMDLTFVKVLDKEGLGAKAEAFAKAFAEAPYPLWHANQMARSNILRGLLPPRSGHWLDNPHADDIDFQIEADFAGLMAPGLPNAAAEICDRVGHIMNYGDGWYGGVYIAEMLALAFGETDIPTIAEKALRAIPAQSDFARAMRDVIAGWRENPADWRANWFKIQRRYGDEVGCPEGVFSPFDIDAKINAAWVLIGLLYGGGDFGRTLDIAARCGDDSDCNPASAGGILGVLYGLSGIPDRWKAGLAAVEDIAFPYVGISLRQAADMSFRQALAMVAKAGGRTDGDAVSISTQEPTEVPLEISFAGLRPLERRPINRDLRAEYAFEFAGKGFAVNGGTRIGEAGPAELRVEVWIDEKRRETAVLPTNDHDRRDTPFWAYDLADGRHTVRLVLINPAEKASVRLDSLIVYGAADRR, from the coding sequence ATGCGAAAAATAACCATAACGGCGGTCCTCGTCATTCTGGTTGTCGGCGCCCTCGTCGTCGTCGCGGGCGTCAACGCGGCGATCCCCGCGCCTTTGGCGGCGGCGGCAAAAATTCAGGCCGCCCCCGTCGCGGTCCCCTATCGGGTGACCATTCCGGAAAACCCCCTGCCGTTCCCGACTCCGCTTCCCGCGGGGCAGGCCGAGCCGCGGTTCAAGATCCGGGGCACGAAGGGCTGGGCCTGGAGCTTCGATCAATATCTGGCCGAGATTCCGACCCTGCGGCAGGGCCGGATGAATTTTCTGATGAGCTGCTACACCAGCGTCTTCAGCGACCGAGAGAAGCTCGTGAACCGCTGGCGAGAGCCGTTTTCGGAGGAAACGAAGCGGGGCCTGGCCGCCGTCGCCCAAGCCTGTCGCGACAACGGGATCACCTTTTGCTTCTCCTTCCATCCGGCGCTTTTCACCGACAGCCCCCTGCGTCTGGACAGCGCCGAAGACTTCGAGATTCTTTGGTCCCGCTTCGCCTGGGTCCAAGGCCTGGGCGTGCGCTGGTTCAGCCTGTCGTATGACGACATCGACGTCAAGGGCAAGACGCCGGCCGAGCTCGGAGCGGGCCATGCCGGCTTGGCCGACAAGCTCGGGCAGAGGCTCCGGGTCAAGGATCCGGGAGCGCAGCTGATCTTCTGCCCGACGTATTATTGGGGCCGGGGCGACGCCGGCGACGCCAAGGCCTACCTCGAAGCCCTCGGCCGAAGCCTCGACCCGGATATTTTTCTGTTCTGGACGGGAGACGCGGTCGTCACCCCGCGCATCACCCGGGCGGCGGCCGAATCGTTTAAAAAGGCGGTCCGCCACAAGCTTATCCTCTGGGACAACTACCCGGTCAACGACCGAACCGGGGCCCTGCACCTCGGCCCGCTTGTCGGCCGCGATCCCGACCTGGACGAAGTCGTGGACGGGTACATGGCCAACCCGCTTTCCCCTCAGAACGAGATCAACCGCATCCCGCTCCTGACCTGCGCTGATTACGCATACAACCCGCGGGCCTATGATCCCGCCCGCTCCATCGGGCAGGCCGTCGCCCTGCAGGATCCATCGCCCGCGCGCCGCCAGACGCTGGCCGACTTGGTCGGCATCTACCCGGGGAATCTTCTTTCGGGCAGCAGCTCCACGGCTTACAACTGCGCCGTTGAAACGATGGCGGCCCGCCTGAAAGGGCCTGGCGGCTCGGACGCCGGAGCGTCCTTTCTGGCTTCGGTCAAGGACGTCGCGCACCGGCTGGAGGTAGAATTCCCGGGCCGCTATGCCGAAACGAAAAAGACGATCGCCGCCCACATCGGCCTGATGAGGAAGATGACGGTGCCGCCCGCCGGGAAGACGGTCTCGCTTTCCAAGGCCGCCCTCCTGGACAAGATCCGCGGCGGCTGGGCCGGTCAGACGATCGGCTGCACCTACGGCGGCCCGACCGAGTTCCGCTACCAGGGGACGTTCATCCCCGACGGCCAGCCGATCCCTTGGGACGACGGGGCCATGGCCCGGGCTTTCCGCGACTCGCCCGGCCTTTACGACGACGTCTACATGGACCTGACCTTCGTCAAGGTCCTGGACAAGGAGGGGCTCGGGGCCAAGGCCGAGGCCTTCGCCAAAGCTTTCGCCGAAGCGCCTTACCCCCTTTGGCACGCCAACCAGATGGCCCGCTCCAACATCCTGCGCGGCCTGCTGCCACCGCGCTCCGGCCATTGGCTGGACAATCCCCACGCCGACGACATCGACTTCCAGATCGAGGCGGATTTCGCCGGCCTGATGGCGCCCGGCCTGCCCAACGCAGCGGCGGAGATCTGCGACCGGGTCGGCCACATCATGAATTACGGCGACGGCTGGTACGGCGGGGTCTATATCGCCGAGATGCTGGCGCTGGCCTTCGGCGAGACGGACATCCCGACGATCGCCGAGAAAGCCCTGCGGGCCATCCCGGCCCAGAGCGATTTCGCTCGGGCCATGCGCGACGTGATCGCGGGCTGGCGCGAGAACCCGGCGGACTGGCGGGCGAACTGGTTCAAGATCCAGCGCCGCTACGGCGACGAGGTCGGATGCCCCGAAGGCGTCTTCTCTCCCTTCGACATCGACGCCAAGATCAACGCGGCCTGGGTCCTGATCGGCCTTCTCTACGGCGGGGGCGATTTCGGCCGGACGCTGGACATCGCCGCCCGCTGCGGCGACGACTCCGATTGCAACCCGGCCTCGGCCGGCGGGATCCTTGGGGTCCTCTACGGGCTGAGCGGCATCCCTGATCGATGGAAAGCCGGGCTGGCCGCGGTCGAGGACATCGCCTTCCCCTACGTCGGGATTTCCCTCCGCCAGGCGGCCGACATGTCCTTCCGGCAGGCCCTGGCCATGGTGGCGAAGGCCGGCGGGCGGACCGACGGGGATGCCGTATCGATCTCGACCCAGGAGCCCACCGAAGTGCCGCTCGAGATTTCGTTCGCCGGCTTGCGGCCCCTCGAGCGCCGCCCGATCAACCGCGATCTGCGGGCGGAGTACGCCTTCGAGTTCGCGGGGAAGGGATTCGCCGTGAACGGCGGGACCCGGATCGGCGAGGCGGGGCCGGCGGAATTGCGGGTCGAAGTCTGGATCGACGAGAAGCGGCGGGAAACAGCCGTCCTGCCGACGAACGACCATGACCGCCGGGACACACCGTTTTGGGCCTACGATCTCGCGGATGGCCGCCATACGGTCCGGCTCGTCCTGATCAATCCGGCCGAGAAGGCAAGCGTTCGGCTGGACAGCCTGATCGTCTATGGCGCGGCGGATCGCCGTTGA
- a CDS encoding CoA-binding protein, with the protein MTTTDAIDEILGSRVFAVVGASRDGRKYGSIVFADLLDKGYRAYPVNPHASEILGRRAYPTIASLPADVEALVLVMPPVRSEQAVQEALAAGIRRVWMQPGAESAAAVAFCAGNGITVVSGVCLMMQALKADCGQG; encoded by the coding sequence ATGACGACGACCGACGCCATCGATGAAATCCTTGGGAGCCGCGTCTTCGCCGTCGTCGGCGCTTCGCGCGACGGGCGCAAGTACGGTTCCATCGTCTTCGCCGACCTCCTGGACAAGGGCTACCGGGCTTATCCGGTCAATCCCCATGCATCCGAGATCCTGGGCCGCCGCGCCTACCCGACGATCGCCTCCCTTCCCGCCGACGTCGAAGCCCTGGTCCTGGTGATGCCGCCGGTGCGATCCGAACAGGCCGTCCAAGAGGCCCTGGCCGCGGGCATCCGCCGCGTCTGGATGCAGCCGGGAGCGGAGTCGGCGGCCGCCGTCGCGTTCTGCGCCGGGAACGGCATCACCGTCGTCAGCGGAGTCTGCCTGATGATGCAGGCCCTCAAAGCGGATTGCGGTCAAGGCTAG